From a single Ammospiza nelsoni isolate bAmmNel1 chromosome 11, bAmmNel1.pri, whole genome shotgun sequence genomic region:
- the LSMEM2 gene encoding leucine-rich single-pass membrane protein 2: protein MPREAAEDTMGRAEGAAPAEPGDPESSESGAISLRPVESISDLYWASGGHKGTEGNGPAPSSSLHRPPARPVSPVPPPLLPTLRPVPPASPCPCLGPGHPLLLALLALLALSSLVLATLAIYLSVLQSQSVRALAQWLQSQEDAVHQLRAASRQLWARLNASAQPGGHR from the exons aagggctgagggtgctgcaccagcagagcctggggaccCCGAGAGCAGCGAGTCTGGAGCCATCAGCCTGCGCCCCGTGGAGTCCATCAGCGACCTGTACTGGGCCTCGGGCGGGCACAAGGGCACAGAGG GCAATGGCCCGGCTCCCTCCAGCAGCCTGCACCGGCCCCCAGCTCGGCCCGTGTCCCCCGTGCCCCCGCCGCTCCTGCCCACCCTGCGCCCTGTGCCCCCcgccagcccctgcccctgcctcgGCCCCGGCCAccccctgctgctggccctgctggcgCTCCTGGCACTGTCCAGCCTGGTCCTGGCCACGCTGGCCATCTACCTGAGTG tcctgcagagccagtcGGTGAGGGCGCTGGCCcagtggctgcagagccaggaggacGCCGTGCACCAGCTGCGGGcagccagcaggcagctctgggctcgCCTCAACGCCAGTGCCCAGCCGGGCGGGCACCGCTGA
- the IFRD2 gene encoding interferon-related developmental regulator 2, with translation MPRSRRAARRGTGSARASSPGSEEEAGSEVLSHCSSASESAGPAEEGAGSEATSEHGQEEEEAEDRLKEHMDTLLDKSAKARQAALQGLRLALSSRTLSEFLLERRLTLTDSLEKCLKKGKGEEQALAGSVLTLLCLQMGSGPEGEELFRSLKPLLVSVLTDSTASPSARQSCAMALGMCCYIAAADLEDLVSCLSCLEGIFSTPSTGEGGSAPAQHGPLHCSALQSWSLLLTICPPSHLRSILDNRWLQLPPLLTSSSVALRILAGETIALLFELAQDLEEDLCHQHTEFLCTQLKVLATESNKYRAKTDRRRQRSIFRDILRFIETGEYQEETIRFGLECMYLDSWARQRTYQAFKEVLGSGIHHHLQNNELLREIFGLGPPLVLDAAALKASKVSRFEKHLYNSAAFKARTKARSRVRDKRADVL, from the exons AtgccgcgctcccgccgcgccGCGCGCC GCGGCACCGGCAGCGCCCGGGCGAGCTCGCCCGGCAGCGAGGAGGAGGCCGGCAGCGAGGTGCTGAGccactgcagcagtgccagcgaGAGCGCCGGCCCCGCTGAGGAGGGAGCAG GGAGCGAGGCGACGAGTGAGCAcggccaggaggaggaggaggcggaggaCAGGCTGAAGGAGCACATGGACACCCTCCTGGACAAGAG CGCCAAGGCGCGGCAGGCGGCACTGCAGGGCCTGCGCCTGGCCCTGTCCTCCAGAACCCTGTCCGAGTTCCTGCTGGAGCGCCGCCTCACGCTCACCGACTCCCTGGAGAAGTGCCTCAAGAAAG GTAAAGGGGAAGAACAGGCGCTGGCGGGCAGCGTCCtcaccctcctctgcctccagaTGGGCTCCGGCCCGGAGGGAGAAGAGTTGTTCCGCAGCCTGAAGCCTCTGCTCGTCAGCGTCCTGAcagacagcacagccagccccagcgCCCGGCAGAGC TGTGCCATGGCCCTGGGCATGTGCTGCTacattgctgctgctgaccTCGAG GACCTGGTTTCATGCCTGTCCTGCTTGGAGGGCATcttcagcacccccagcacaggcGAAGGGGGCTCAGCACCTGCCCAGCACGGGCCTCTGCACTGCAGCGCGCTCCAGTCATGgtccctgctcctcaccatcTGCCCCCCCTCCCACCTCAGGAGTATTTTGGACAA TcgctggctgcagctgcccccacTGCTGACCAGCAGCAGCGTTGCCCTGCGCATCCTGGCTGGGGAAACCATTGCTCTGCTCTTCGAGCTGGCCCAGGACCTGGAG GAGGACTTGTGCCACCAACATACAGAGTTCCTGTGTACCCAGCTCAAGGTCCTGGCTACTGAGAGCAACAAGTACCGAGCCAAGACAGACCGACGGAGGCAGCGATCCATCTTCCGGGACATCCTGCGTTTCATCGAG ACTGGAGAGTACCAGGAGGAGACCATCCGATTTGGCCTGGAGTGCATGTACCTGGACAGCTGGGCACGCCAGCGCACCTACCAAGCCTTTAAGGAGGTGCTGGGCTCCGGCATCCACCACCACCTCCAG AACAATGAGCTGCTACGGGAGATCTTCGGCCTCGGGCCCCCCTTGGTGCTGGATGCGGCTGCTCTGAAAGCCAGCAAGGTCTCCCGCTTCGAGAAG CACCTCTACAACTCAGCTGCCTTCAAAGCGCGCACGAAAGCGCGGAGCCGCGTGCGGGACAAGCGGGCGGATGTGCTGTGA